The following are encoded together in the Humulus lupulus chromosome 5, drHumLupu1.1, whole genome shotgun sequence genome:
- the LOC133778073 gene encoding uncharacterized protein LOC133778073, translating into METRSPDSELSTVASSDYFKARHFLVLLLRLGRPARPPVLASLCTLFPASPELIHYLCSIPNSPISLTGDLYVIPSPVASRAFIESGAIANFFNALLRPPSQQFVTGFCDTNSVGLRLKKRKWLVSDYEFVPSAKRRLILNTEDAKEENRSPLQLEYASPKVSFHFQVTDYVSRSINTIPCSMLKMATEFNFANHLSCISNARQRSCQLTEIRLLEGESDTTVSMKSKGNEEAMEFKPSLELVLPTSILDNLTVSGGTVEDGDTVGIRTNCVATLCPDDIEEINMPMMEVGNANESFIASNIEINEKEGTMGGQEEARSVASGSIFGETENVCLQLHTIPLNVPCGSGGTKNVDFEDMMPSFDKEHIYMESCDLLPKVLSQKRLSKHEKATEGISPRQNHLCKSVEHGKAIDVQKEKHQIKRDCKVIDKRRKLGQNIEKKRSSNVASPKDQMEEKILPNFETYVAEEEEGSGGYGTVYRARSKKDGTTVAIKCPHVNAHKHHVDNELRMLERFGGKSFVIKYEGSVKNGDSDCFVLEHVEHDRPEVLKNEINIFQLQWYGYCMFRALSSLHKQGVIHRDVKPGNFLFSRKASKGYLIDFNLAMDLHQKYGNTGKSKVGCNAHTDQVKLPNTSSALTKDRKLPNTKSSETARLKTTNDYKSTLGMKNIRRKALTQTKTRNNDLGGWNVSKSQGADGSGITSADRLREPLPCQGRKELINLAQEARQSINHESSTVLSPMRKRIAAPPQNVDKTLVYLNPMPLVSTGIGAGSSHLMNRGNRKIKKEGHCVGTKGFRAPEVLLRSPYQCPKIDIWSAGVTILYLMVGRTPFFGDPEQNMKDIAKLRGSEDLWEVAKLHNREPSFPEDLYKLESLPSIKLEDWCEMSSKRPNFLKDIPKSLFDLVDKCLTVNPRLRISAEEALKHEFFDPCHEALRKLRLQRQDSESSSSSRGKSVLKPIKISQVKA; encoded by the exons ATGGAAACTCGCTCTCCCGACTCGGAACTCAGCACTGTCGCCAGCTCCGACTACTTCAAGGCTCGGCACTTTCTCGTATTGCTCTTACGACTCGGCCGCCCGGCTCGCCCTCCCGTACTCGCTTCTCTCTGCACGTTATTCCCCGCGTCGCCCGAGCTCATCCACTACCTCTGCTCGATCCCTAACTCACCGATCTCTTTAACCGGAGACCTGTACGTCATTCCTTCTCCGGTCGCCTCAAGGGCTTTCATCGAGTCTGGCGCGATTGCAAACTTCTTCAACGCTCTTTTGAGGCCGCCGTCACAGCAGTTTGTGACCGGTTTTTGTGATACTAATTCAGTTGGATTACGCTTAAAGAAGCGGAAATGGCTAGTTTCGGACTACGAATTCGTACCTTCAGCGAAAAGAAGATTGATTTTGAATACCGAAGATG CGAAAGAAGAGAATCGATCCCCATTACAACTAGAATATGCTTCTCCAAAG GTATCTTTTCATTTTCAGGTGACTGACTACGTAAGCCGGAGCATAAATACTATACCGTGTAGTATGTTAAAGATGGCAACTGAGTTTAATTTTGCAAACCATTTGTCCTGCATATCAAATGCAAGACAAAGAAGTTGTCAACTGACGGAGATTAGACTTTTAGAGGGTGAAAGTGATACTACTGTATCTATGAAAAGTAAGGGTAATGAAGAAGCAATGGAATTTAAACCTAGCCTAGAGCTAGTTTTGCCGACAAGCATTTTGGATAATCTAACAGTAAGTGGGGGAACTGTTGAAGATGGGGATACTGTTGGAATTAGAACAAATTGCGTAGCCACATTGTGCCCGGATGATATTGAAGAGATAAATATGCCAATGATGGAGGTTGGAAATGCTAATGAGAGTTTTATAGCTTCAAATATTGAAATCAATGAGAAGGAAGGAACTATGGGAGGTCAGGAGGAAGCAAGATCAGTGGCTTCTGGGAGTATTTTTGGAGAAACAGAGAATGTATGCCTACAACTTCATACTATACCTTTGAATGTGCCATGTGGAAGTGGCGGAACGAAAAATGTAGATTTTGAAGATATGATGCCATCCTTTGATAAAGAGCATATATATATGGAAAGTTGTGATTTACTTCCTAAGGTCCTTTCTCAGAAGAGGTTATCAAAGCATGAAAAGGCTACCGAAGGGATATCCCCAAGACAGAATCATCTTTGCAAATCTGTAGAGCATGGCAAGGCTATTGATGTCCAGAAAGAGAAGCACCAAATTAAAAGAGATTGCAAAGTAATTGACAAGAGGCGGAAATTAGGGCAGAATATTGAAAAAAAGAGAAGCTCTAACGTTGCTTCCCCAAAG GACCAGATGGAAGAAAAGATACTTCCAAACTTTGAAACTTATGTTGCAGAAGAGGAAGAAGGCTCAG GCGGTTATGGCACTGTTTACCGGGCAAGAAGTAAGAAAGATGGAACTACTGTTGCCATCAAGT GCCCTCATGTTAATGCTCACAAGCATCATGTTGACAATGAGCTGAGGATGCTGGAGCGATTTGG GGGTAAAAGTTTTGTCATTAAATATGAAGGTTCTGTCAAGAATGGAGATTCTGATTGCTTTGTCTTAGAGCATGTTGAACATGATAGACCTGAG GTGTTGAAGAATGAAATAAACATTTTTCAACTTCAGTGGTATGGCTATTGTATGTTCAGAGCACTATCAAGTCTTCATAAACAG GGAGTAATCCATAGGGATGTCAAACCTGGAAACTTCCTCTTCTCTCGCAAGGCCAGTAAAGGTTACCTGATCGATTTCAACCTTGCAATG GACTTGCATCAGAAATATGGAAATACTG GAAAATCAAAGGTAGGGTGTAATGCCCATACCGATCAAGTCAAACTTCCCAACACAAGTTCTGCTCTAACCAAAGATAGGAAGTTACCAAATACTAAATCTTCAGAAACAGCTCGCCTCAAGACAACAAATGATTACAAGTCAACCTTAGGCATGAAGAACATAAGAAGAAAGGCTTTGACCCAAACTAAAACTCGTAATAATGATTTGGGTGGCTGGAATGTTAGCAAAAGTCAAGGTGCAGATGGCTCTGGCATTACTTCAGCTGATAGATTGAGGGAACCTTTGCCATGCCAAGGTAGGAAGGAGCTCATCAACCTGGCTCAGGAAGCAAGGCAAAGTATAAATCATGAATCATCTACTGTACTATCTCCTATGAGAAAGAGAATCGCTGCTCCTCCTCAAAATGTGGATAAAACGCTTGTTTATCTTAATCCAATGCCTCTGGTTTCAACAGGGATTGGTGCTGGGAGTTCTCACTTGATGAACAGAG ggAATCGGAAAATCAAGAAAGAAGGTCATTGTGTTGGAACCAAAGGCTTCCGTGCTCCAGAG GTTTTGTTGAGATCTCCCTATCAATGCCCCAAGATCGATATATGGTCAGCTGGGGTCACCATACTCTACCTCATGGTTGGAAGAACGCCATTTTTTGGAGATCCGGAACA AAACATGAAGGACATAGCAAAGTTAAGAGGCAGTGAAGATCTATGGGAAGTCGCCAAGCTACATAACCGTGAACCTTCATTTCCAGAG GACTTGTATAAATTGGAGTCATTGCCATCTATCAAACTTGAGGATTGGTGTGAAATGAGTTCAAAGAGACCAAATTTCTTGAAGGATATTCCAAAATCACTATTTGATCTTGTGGACAAATGCTTGACAGTCAATCCTAGACTCAGAATATCTGCAGAAGAAGCTCTTAAACATGAATTTTTTGATCCATGTCATGAAGCCCTGAGAAAGTTGAGGCTGCAAAGACAGGACTCGGAAAGCAGTTCCTCTTCACGTGGTAAAAGCGTTCTCAAACCCATTAAGATTTCTCAAGTAAAAGCCTGA